CACACCCCCGAAAAGGGTTGGGGCCCGGCCGAAATGGTTGGGGCCCGGCCCGAAGGGGTTGGGGTGCAAGCCCTGTGGTTGTTCGCAAGCTCCCAATCGTGAGCATCAAATGGTGGGTGCTCGAAGGAGGAAGAAATGCTGATTTCACAGCGACCGACGCTGACCGAAGAGGTCGTGTCCGAGAACCGGTCGCGGTTCACCATCGAACCGCTGGAGCCGGGCTTCGGTTACACCCTCGGCAACTCGCTGCGGCGCACGCTGCTGTCGTCGATTCCTGGTGCGGCTGTCACCAGCATTCGCATCGACGGCGTGCTGCACGAGTTCACCACCGTCCCGGGCGTGAAGGAAGATGTCACCGACATCATCCTGAACCTCAAGGGCCTGGTCGTGTCGTCCGAAGAGGACGAGCCGGTCACCATGTACGTGCGCAAGCAGGGCCCGGGCACCGTCACCGCCGGTGACATCGTCCCCCCGGCGGGCGTGACCGTGCACAACCCGGACATGCACATCGCCACCCTGAACGACAAGGGCAAGCTGGAGATCGAGCTCGTGGTCGAGCGCGGTCGCGGTTATGTCCCGGCCGTGCAGAACAAGGCGTCGGGTGCGGAAATCGGCCGGATTCCGGTTGACTCGATCTACTCGCCGGTTCTCAAGGTGACGTACAAGGTCGAGGCCACCCGTGTCGAGCAGCGCACCGACTTCGACCGGCTCATCCTGGATGTCGAGACCAAGAACTCGATCTCCGCGCGGGATGCGCTGGCGTCGGCGGGCAAGACCCTGGTCGAACTGTTCGGTCTCGCGCGCGAGCTGAACGTCGAGGCCGAGGGCATCGAGATCGGTCCCTCGCCGGCCGAAGCGGACCACATCGCTTCGTTCGGCCTGCCGATCGAGGACCTGGATCTCACCGTGCGGTCGTACAACTGCCTCAAGCGTGAGGGCGTGCACACCGTCGGCGAGCTGGTCGCTCGCACCGAGTCGGACCTGCTGGACATCCGCAACTTCGGTCAGAAGTCCATCGACGAGGTCAAGGTTAAGCTGCACTCGCTCGGCCTGTCCCTCAAGGATTCTCCGGCTTCCTTCGATCCGTCCTCCGTCGTCGGCTACGACGCGGCCAGCGGCACCTGGAGCGACAGCGGTTCGTTCAGCGACACCGACAGCGGCGAGCAGGACTACGCCGAGACCGAACAGCTTTAGGTCATTCGGGGTGTAGCGCCCCGAATCGGCCTTCAACACAGGAGATTCAAACAAATGCCCAAGCCCAAGAAGGGTGCCCGCTTCGGCGGGACGGCGTCGCACCAGAAGGCGATCTTCGCCAACCTGGCGACGGCGCTCTTCGAGCACGGTCGCATCACGACCACCGAGGCCAAGGCCAAGGCGCTGCGCCCCTACGCCGAGAAGCTCGTGACCAAGGCGAAGGGCGGCACGCTGGCCGACCGTCGCGAGGTCATGAAGGTGATCCGCTCCAAGGACGTCGTGCACGCCCTGTTCGCGGAGATCGGTCCCTCGTTCGAGGGTCGTGAGGGTGGCTACACCCGCATCATCAAGACCATCCCGCGCAAGGGTGACAACGCGCCGATGGCGATCATCGAGCTGGTTCGCGAGAAGACCGTGACCAACGAGGCCGATCGTGCTCGCCGCGTTGCCGCTTCGCAGAAGGCCGAGGCGCCGGCTGCCGAAGAGGCCAAGGTCGAGGATGCCGCCGAGGAGACCGTGGCGGATGCCCCGGCCGCCGAGGCCAAGGACGCGGAGTAATACTCCAGTCCTGCGGACTAGATGAAGGGGTTTCAGGGGCTTCCCCTGGAACCCCTTTATGTCTGAGGTGGGTCAAGGGGCTTCCCCTGGAACCCCTTTATGTCTGAGGTGGGTCAGGGGCTTCCCCTGGAACCCCTTTATGTCTGAGGTGGGTCAGGGGCTTCCCCTGGAACCCCTTCACGTCTGAGGTGGGTCAGGGGCTTCCCCTGGAACCCCTTCACGTCTGAGGCGGGTCAGGGACTTTTCCTGGAACCCCTTCATGTGTGAGGCGGGTCAGGGACTTCCCTTCATATCCGAGGGGGGACAGGGGCTACCCCCGAACCCCCATATATCTGAGGCGGGGTCAGAGCCTTGAAACCCCTTCGCGTTTGAGGTGGGGCAGGGGCTTTCCTCTGGGACCGCTTCGCGTTTGGGGTGGTCTGGGGCTTCACCGAAGCCTCGGAGGTGGAGATTCCATGAGTGAGCCCGCCGTCCCCTCCGGGTCGGCGGGCTTTCTCCATGTTAACCAGGAGATCGCTGTGACCGTAGAGGTTCCGACGTCCGAACCGGTTGCGATTCGGGTACGGCTGGACATCAGCTATGACGGCACGGATTTCACGGGGTGGGCGCGGCAGCCTGGGCTGCGCACCGTGCAGGGGGTGCTGGAGGACGCGCTGAGCAAGGTGCAGCGGGAATCCATTCAGTTGACGGTGGCGGGGCGGACCGACGCGGGGGTGCATGCGGAAGGGCAAGTCGCGCACTTCGATACGCATACCGCGGTGGACGGGCCCAAGCTGGTGCATCGGCTGGCGCGGTTTCTGCCGAAGGATGTGCGCGTCAAAGACGTGTCGCTCGTGCCGCCGGAGTTCGACGCCCGCTTCTCGGCGATTCGCCGTCACTACGCCTATCGGTTGACCACCGCCCCCTATGGCGCGGAACCGCTGCAGGCGCGCGGGGTGGTCCCGGTCCGGCCCGGCCTCGACGTGGACGCCATGCGCGAAGCCTCCCGAAACCTGTTGGGCCTGCACGATTTCGCCGCCTTCTGCCGCCGCCGCGAGGGTGCGACCACCATTCGCGAACTCCAGCGCTTCGACTGGACGCGGGAGGGTGATCTGCTCACCGCCTACGTCAGCGCCGACGCCTTCTGCTGGTCGATGGTGCGCAGCCTGGTCGGCGGGGTGCTCGCCGTCGGCGAAGGCCGCCGCACCCCGGCCTGGATCGCCGGCCTCCTCGACGAGCGTGAGCGCTCCAGCGCCGTCACCGTCGCCCCGGCCCACGGTCTGTCGCTCATCGCCGTCGACTACCCGGCTGCCGCCGAGCTCGCCGCCCGCAACGCGCAAACCCGCGAGGTTCGTACCGTTCCCGATCCTGAGGGCTGCTGCGGCGACTGATCGGTGAATCGGAGGCGCGCAACGCCTTCGAGGTCGCCGGTGCCGTCGGCATGGGCCGACCGGTCGTATCGCTCCGGCGGGTGGGGTTCGCGCGCTTTTCTTCGAAGGCTGTCGCGGTGATGAGATCGTCTGCCGCCTTGCGGGTTTCGATTCAATTCGGGGACCGTGGGGGCGCGAAGTTTTGGAGACCGCCACGGCTGTTTTGCCGCGGTGCTGCGCTGGCCCGCTGGTCAAGGCATAGTTCTCGGGTCGCCTGGGATCCATGAGTTTCGTTCGGGGGTGCGAAGTTTCATTCCCGGTAGGGATGGGCCCGGTGGCGGGGGATAGTTCGAGGCATGAGCACATCGACGCGCGGTCGGGGCCGCGGCAAGCACAGGAACGGATATCGGGAGTGCCCATCCGGTGGGCGGGCGGTGCGGCGCGGGTCGGATTGTCCGGGCTGCGGTGGTGACGAGATCGATCCGCGGCGGGCGCTGGATGCCGCACTCGACGTAGCGGCCGGATTTCCGGACGATGTGGATCCCTTTCGGGTCGAATTCCTGATCGCCGAACTGCTCGCGCCGGGTCCCGCCGAGGATTTCGGGCTGAGGGAACTGTTCGGCGCCGCGGCGGTGCTGCGGTTCGAAACTCGGGCCACTGCGCCGGCATTGGGTCTGTTGCGCGGGATCACGCGTCTCACCACCGGCGAGTTGTCGCGGGCGGCGGGCGCGGCGGCCGATCGGCTGGAGGTCGGCGGGACGACGGTGCCGCGGTGGTATCGGCAGTTGCTCGCACCGGTCAGGCCACGCGAATTCACGCGTTCGGCCGCCGGGCATCAGGCCGTGCTGATGGCCAGCTTCGATCGCGGCGGTGACATTCACGCGTTCGCGGCGTGCGTGGACCTGCGCGCCGGTGTCGCGTCGGACATCACGCTGCTCGCGGGCGGCGAAGCGGGTGTGCGCCGGCAACTGGCCGGTGTCGGTCTGCCCGGTGTCACTCAGCGGCTGCCGCTGGCGGACTTTCGCGCCGAACTCGAGTCCGCGCTCGACCGCCGGGCACGCGCGGACCGCACCGACCATCACCTGCGCCCCTTCACCGCCGACGAACTCCAGCGCGACACCACGCCCTACGTTCTCGCCGCCGCGGTCTTACGCGCCCATCTGCGCGCAGTGGACTCGGCACCGGATCGCGGCGAGTAGCAGTCGCCCGGCTGTCAACCATCGGTGCGGCAGCGAGCGCGCCTGAAACCCGCTCATGCCTGGACCGCCTTGCTCGACTCGAGCACCCGCCGCGATCGCCTATCGCGATTGGCCGACACCACGACCCGCACGATCCGCTCGCAGCGCAGGCGGGAGCGGTTCTTGGTGACGTGCACCAGCGGGCGGATGAAGAGCGCGCACCTGCGGGCGGATGAAAGAGCGCGCACCGGCGGGCGGATGAAAGGGATTGCCCGCTATGGAGATTCGTGGCGCGGGTTGCGGGGAATCGGGCTTTCCGGGCGCGTTGGCGAAAGTTGGATGAGGTTAAGGGAATTGGGGGGTTGGGGTGCGGCCGGGGTGCGAGAATCGGGCGATGAGGGGCGGTGTTGAGCCTGCGGTGATGGAGGTTCGGTCCATGCCGGAGGTTTCGCAGCAGGAGACATTCGAGGAGTGGGAAGCCGTCGTCGCGGCGGCCTACGTTCCGCTGGTGGTCACTCCGGTGCGTGCGGGGGAATTCCGGGCGCGGATCGTGCAGTCGCGCTTCGACGGCATCGATGTGTCGATGGTGACGGCGAGCGGTCAGCATCTGAGCCGGATTCCGCGCTTGATCCACGAGCCCCGGGAACCGGTCCTGTTCGCCAGCGTGACCACGCACGGGCACGGCTGGCTGGAACAGGATGGGCGCGTGGGGGAGTTGGCGGACGGCGGCCTCACCCTGCACGTGAGTTCGCGTCCCTTCACCGCGCATTTCGAGCAGTCTTGGGGCGTGGTGGCGGTGCAGGTGCCACTGGCGGAGGTGGTCGTCGCGTCGGGTGTGCCCGCGGACCGGATGCCCACGGCGGTGCGGTTCCCGCCCGAAGGCGCGGCCGGCATTGTCGGACGCTACTTCCGCGGGCTGGCGCAATTGCAGTACAGCGCCCCGGATCAGGCGGCGGAGCTGGCCAAACACGGTACGGGACTGCTGGCCTCGGTGGTGCAGCTGGCGGCGGGGGACCTGCCGCGGCAGGAGCCGGGCCGGGCCCTGGCCAAGCAACAGGCGCTGGGGTTCATCCAAAGTCATTACACCGACCCGGACCTCACCATCGAGCAGGTGGCCGACGCCTGCGCGGTGTCGCGCCGGACCCTGTACCGAATGTTCGAGCACGGGGAGGACGGGGTGGCGGCCATGCTGCGGCGGCTGCGGGTGGAGCGGGCGCTCTCGCTGATCCGCACCGACCCGACCCGCCCGCTGCTGTCGGTGGCCCGGGTGTCGGGGTTCGTGTCCGAGCGCCAGTTCTATCGGGCCTTCAAACGCGAAACCGGCATGACCCCTGGCGAATTCCGCACCCATCACGCCTGATCAGACCATGAAACGGGGATGACGTGAATTGGCAGTGATCTGGCACTGGCGGACAGTCACAACGCCACCCCCGATCGACATACTGAACACGCGCCGCCCGGTCGCCGCTTCGAGCCGCCGACGACCGGGCAGCGGCCTCTCCCATCCCGGCCCCCAATTCCGGCCGCCTGGCTTATAGACCGATACCGCCAGACACCGCCAGATACCGCGACCGCCGCCGGCGCTGAAGCGGGCCGCGCTTTTCGTCGACGCCGCGCTGCCACGACCATCCAGACTGCCGCCAATTTCGCGCACGCCGCGGCATGACCTCCGGCCTGGGCGAGGCGCACACCGACACCGCTGCCAGGTGATGAATACGACTGTGGCGTAGGGGTCTTGAAGGACATCGCTGCTCTCCCCGGCGGGGTTGAGTTCGGGGTCGGCATGCGGGTTGTCGCAGGCGGG
This sequence is a window from Nocardia yunnanensis. Protein-coding genes within it:
- a CDS encoding DNA-directed RNA polymerase subunit alpha, with the protein product MLISQRPTLTEEVVSENRSRFTIEPLEPGFGYTLGNSLRRTLLSSIPGAAVTSIRIDGVLHEFTTVPGVKEDVTDIILNLKGLVVSSEEDEPVTMYVRKQGPGTVTAGDIVPPAGVTVHNPDMHIATLNDKGKLEIELVVERGRGYVPAVQNKASGAEIGRIPVDSIYSPVLKVTYKVEATRVEQRTDFDRLILDVETKNSISARDALASAGKTLVELFGLARELNVEAEGIEIGPSPAEADHIASFGLPIEDLDLTVRSYNCLKREGVHTVGELVARTESDLLDIRNFGQKSIDEVKVKLHSLGLSLKDSPASFDPSSVVGYDAASGTWSDSGSFSDTDSGEQDYAETEQL
- the rplQ gene encoding 50S ribosomal protein L17: MPKPKKGARFGGTASHQKAIFANLATALFEHGRITTTEAKAKALRPYAEKLVTKAKGGTLADRREVMKVIRSKDVVHALFAEIGPSFEGREGGYTRIIKTIPRKGDNAPMAIIELVREKTVTNEADRARRVAASQKAEAPAAEEAKVEDAAEETVADAPAAEAKDAE
- the truA gene encoding tRNA pseudouridine(38-40) synthase TruA, translating into MSEPAVPSGSAGFLHVNQEIAVTVEVPTSEPVAIRVRLDISYDGTDFTGWARQPGLRTVQGVLEDALSKVQRESIQLTVAGRTDAGVHAEGQVAHFDTHTAVDGPKLVHRLARFLPKDVRVKDVSLVPPEFDARFSAIRRHYAYRLTTAPYGAEPLQARGVVPVRPGLDVDAMREASRNLLGLHDFAAFCRRREGATTIRELQRFDWTREGDLLTAYVSADAFCWSMVRSLVGGVLAVGEGRRTPAWIAGLLDERERSSAVTVAPAHGLSLIAVDYPAAAELAARNAQTREVRTVPDPEGCCGD
- a CDS encoding helix-turn-helix domain-containing protein, producing the protein MPEVSQQETFEEWEAVVAAAYVPLVVTPVRAGEFRARIVQSRFDGIDVSMVTASGQHLSRIPRLIHEPREPVLFASVTTHGHGWLEQDGRVGELADGGLTLHVSSRPFTAHFEQSWGVVAVQVPLAEVVVASGVPADRMPTAVRFPPEGAAGIVGRYFRGLAQLQYSAPDQAAELAKHGTGLLASVVQLAAGDLPRQEPGRALAKQQALGFIQSHYTDPDLTIEQVADACAVSRRTLYRMFEHGEDGVAAMLRRLRVERALSLIRTDPTRPLLSVARVSGFVSERQFYRAFKRETGMTPGEFRTHHA